A window of Pararhodobacter sp. genomic DNA:
GATCCATCGCGTCTTGTGGCGCATCGGCGCGCGCTTTCCCGGCGTGATCCGCGACCATTTGTTCGGCAATCTCATGGGGTTTGTGACCGGCTGGCAGCAGCGCAAGCTGGCGCGCGCCATGGTGCGCGCGGGCCGCGTCGATCTGGTGCATCAACCGATCCCCGTATCGCCCGCCGCGCCGTCGATGCTGTATGATCTTGGCGTGCCGGTGGTGATTGGCCCGATGAATGGCGGCATGAATTATCCCCCGGACTATCAGGATTTCGAGGGCCGCGCCGCGCACTGGTTCGTCAGCCTGGCGCGGCCGTTGGCAGGCCTGGTCAACCGTCTGATCCCCGGCAAACGCCGCGCCGCGATGCTTTTGGTCGCCAATGCCCGCACTGCCGCCGCCCTGCCCCTGCGGCACCCGCAGGTGATAGAACTGGTTGAAAATGCGGTTGATTTCGACCTCTGGGGCAACACGCCCGCCGCGGCATCGTCGGGCAATACCTTTCGGCTGGTGTTCATGGGGCGGCTGCAGGCCCTCAAGGGCCTTGCGCAAACCATTGATGCGCTGGCCCTCGCCCGCGAACGCCTGCCCGACATCACCCTGTCGCTGGATATCCTTGGCGATGGGCCGGAAATGCAGGCGTTGCAGGCGCAGGTTGCGCGTTTGGGCCTTGACGATGCGGTGCGCTTTCCCGGCTTTCTGCCGCAAAAGGACTGCGCCCGGTATCTTGCCAATGCCGATGCGCTGATCCTCGCCAGCCTGCGCGAATGCGGCGGTGCCGTGGTGCTCGAGGCGATGGCGATGGGGCTGGCGGTGATCGCCAGCGATTGGGGCGGCCCGGCGGATTATATCGACCAGAGCTGCGGCCTCCTCGTGCCGCCCTCGCCACGCGCGGGGTTTGTCGATCGCCTGGCGCAGGCAATCGCAACACTGGCCACGAACCCGGAGCTGACTCGCGCCCTGGGTCAGGCGGGTGCTGTGCGGGCGCGCGACCATTTTGACTGGAACGGCAAGATCGACCGGATCGAAGCGCTCTATCGGCAAGCGCTGCCCCCCCGCGGCACGCCGCTATAAATCCAGCGCCGTCGTCTTGACCACCGTGCGCAAGGCGAAAGAGCTTTGCATCTGCGCGACACCCGGCAAACGCGCCAGATATTGCCGGTGAATCCGCGCGAAGTCCTCGGTATGCTCGACGATCAGCTTGAGCAGATAATCGGCGCTCCCCGCCATCAGATGACACTCCAGCACATCCGGAATCCGCGCCACGCCCTTTTCAAACGCCTCCAACACCTCGTCGGACTGGCTGCTCAGCTTGATCTCGACATAAACCGTCGTCGGCTTGCCCAGCTTGCGCGGGTCCAGAATCGCGACATAGCCGGCAATGAACCCGTCGCTTTCCAGCCGGTGCACACGCCGATGACAGGCCGAGGGAGACAGGGCGACCTGCTCTGCCAGATCGGCATTCGAGATCCGGCCGTCGCGTTGCAGAACCCGCAAGATCCGGCGGTCTGTGGCGTCTAGCTGCATCGCAGCGCAATCATCATCGAAGAATTCCCGTTTTCGTCGTCATTTCTTGCCAAGTTCTGCGGAAATTCGGGCAAAAAATCAACCATTCGCGCCGCGCTTGCCGTACTCTTTTCAAAAAACACCCAACCCAACAGGAGACCCATGATGCTCATCGGATGCCCAAAGGAAATCAAGCCGCAAGAATTCCGCGTCGGCATGACCCCCGCCGCCGCGCAAGAGGCCATTGCCGCGGGGCATACGGTGATCATCGAGACGAACGCGGGTTTGGGGTCGGGGTTTACCGATGATGACTACACCGCTGCCGGGGCCGGGATCGTGGACACCGCCGCCGAAATCTTTGCCACCGCCGAGATGGTGGTCAAGGTGAAAGAGCCTCAGCCCTCGGAGCGCAAGCAATTGCGGGAAAATCAGGTGTTGTTCACCTATCTCCACCTCGCCCCGGACCCCGACCAGACCCGCGATCTGCTGGACAGCGGCTGCACCGCCATCGCCTATGAAACCGTCACCGACGCCAATGGGGGCTTGCCGCTGCTGGCGCCCATGTCCGAGGTTGCCGGGCGTCTTGCGCCACAGGTCGGCGCCTGGACGCTGCAAAAGGCGAATGGTGGGCTGGGCGTGCTGATGGGCGGCGTTCCGGGCGTGCGCCCCGCCAATGTGGTGATCATCGGCGGCGGGGTGGTCGGCACGGCGGCAGCGCGGGTTGCCGTGGGGATGGGCGCGAATGTCACGGTGATGGATCGCTCGATTCCGCGCATGTCCTATCTGGATGACATCTTTCAGGGTCGCTTGACCACGCAATATTCCAACGCCGCGGGCCTCGCCTCGCGGCTGCCCACGGCGGATATGGTGATCGGCGCGGTGCTGATCCACGGGGCCGCCGCGCCCAAGCTGGTGACCCGCGCGCAGCTGTCGATCATGCAGCCCGGCGCGGTGATCGTCGATGTCGCCATTGACCAGGGCGGCTGCTTTGAAACCTCCCGCGCCACGACCCATCAAGACCCGATCTACGCGGTCGATGGAGTGATGCACTACTGCGTTGCCAACATGCCCGGCGCGGTGGCCCGGACATCGACAATCGCGCTCGGCAATGCCACGTTGCCGTTCCTGATGCGGCTGGCGAACAAGGGTTGGCGACAGGCCTGTGACGAGGATGAACATTTGCTGCATGGCCTGAATGTCCACGCCGGCAATCTGACCTATGAGGCGGTCGGCACCGCCCTGAACCTGCCCGTCATTTCTGCGCGCGAGGCCCTGCGACTCTGATCAACGCCAAGCCCGGTTTTCACCCGAAAAATCGCATCTCGAACCGGCGGAAGGATCAAGCCTTTCCGCCGGTTTTTCCGACACGGGGCTTTGATGCGCATATCACGCGTCGCGGGTATAGCGTTCTTCCAGAACGTCGAACGGCACGCCCGGCTCGTCCTTGGCGCAGCGGATCACCAGCGAGGTTTTCACGCTGTCCACATTGTCGGCCGCCAACAGGCTCTCGGTCAGGAACGACTGGAAGGTGGACAGATCCGGGGCCACGCATTTCAGGATAAAGTCGATCTCGCCATTCAGCATGTGGCACTCGCGCACCAGCGACCACGCGCGGCAGCGATCCTCGAAGGCGCGCAGGTCGGCCTCGTTCTGACGATGCAGCCCGACCATGGCAAAGACCTGCACCTCAAAGCCCAATTCGCGCACATCAACGCGCGCATGATAGCCTTGGATATAGCCCGCCTCCTCCAGCGTGCGCACACGGCGCAAACAGGGCGGCGCCGAAATCCCCACGCGCTTGGCCAGTTCCACATTGGTCATGCGTCCATCGGCCTGCAGTTCGGCCAGAATCTTGCGGTCGATAGGATCGAGTTTCGCGCCGGGCATGTCGGCAGTTCTCCGTTCAGGTTTGCGCTTATGTAGGCCCGATAACCTCTGTGCGCAATATTGTTTCGCCGCCAAGCAACAATTGTTCTCGAAGGTTTTGCGCTCACGTCCGATCCGGCACAGGCCAGCTTGCCTTGGGGTGGCGCAAAGCGTTAGGACGCTTTCAACCCCTTGCACGGCCCGCAAAGCCTATTACATGCAGGATATCGAATATATATGGAGCGACCCGATGTCTGACGCCACCCACACCCGCCTGTTGATTATCGGCTCTGGTCCCGCCGGCTATACCGCCGGGATCTATGCGGCCCGCGCGATGTTGGAGCCCATTCTGGTGCAAGGCATCCAGCCCGGCGGCCAGTTGACCATCACCACCGATGTCGAAAACTGGCCCGGCGACACCTCGGTCATGGGCCCGGACCTGATGCTGCGCATGGAGGCGCACGCCAAAGAGATGGGCACAACCATCATCACCGATGTGATCACCGCGCTGGACCTGTCCAAACGCCCCTTCACCGCGCAAAGCGACAGCGGCACGGTCTATACCGCCGACGCGGTGGTCCTGGCGACCGGCGCACAAGCCCGCTGGTTGGGCCTGCCGTCCGAGGAAAAATTCAAGGGCTTCGGCGTCTCGGCCTGCGCCACCTGCGACGGGTTCTTTTATCGCGGCAAGGAAATCGTCGTGGTCGGTGGCGGCAACACCGCCGTCGAGGAGGCGCTGTTCCTGACCAATTTCGCCAGCAAGGTGACACTGGTGCACCGCCGCGACAGTCTGCGCGCCGAAAAGATCATGCAAGACCGCCTGTTCAAACACCCCAAGATCGAGGTCATCTGGGATCACGAGGTCGCCGAGATCCAGGGCACCGAAATGCCGCTGGGCGTCACCGGCGTGACACTCCGCCATGTCACCACCGGCACAGAGCAGACCGTGCCCTGCGACGGGTTCTTCGTCGCCATCGGCCACGCGCCCGCCTCGGAACTGGTCCGGGATCAGTTGAAACTGCATTCGGGCAACTACGTCTGGGTCGAACCAGGCAGCACACGCACCTCGATCGAGGGCGTCTTCGCGGCGGGCGATCTCACCGATGACAAATATCGCCAAGCCGTCACCTCGGCCGGCATGGGCTGCATGGCGGCGCTGGACGCCGAACACTGGCTGGCCGCACAGGGTTAACGCGACGCGCGGTCACCGCAAACGCCGGCGGCAAGACCTCGCGCCCGCCCCTCTGTCTGACCACATCATCTTGCCAAAAAATACTCTGGGGGTGAGGGCCGCAGGCCCGAGGGGGCAACGCCCCCTTCTCCGCGCGCCGATCATCATGCGCCACCGACACCCCAGGATCGCACGACACATCGGCGTCAACTCGCCTAACACGCGACTATGGGCTGGAAAAACAGGCGGCAATGGCCCATAATCCGGCTGCTTTAAATCGGAACCCTTTGCGACACGGTCATTTGCCGGACAAGCGTCCGTCACGATGCATCGATACCTGTCGAATGTATTTCAAATAGGCCATTATGCTGTCGTCTCTCACGACTCTTTCGCGCCCGGTCAAGAAAGCGATCCTGTTGGCGCTGGACGTCCTTCTGGTTCCGCTTTCCTTTGTGCTGTCCATCACCATCGCGTCGGGCAGCGTGCCAACGATGGCGTTTTTGCAAGCGGATTGGCCGGTCTTGCTCTTGCTCACCACAACTGCGGCAATCTTGTCGGTCGCATTGGGCCTGCCGCGTGTGCAACTCAAGTCCTATGAGCTTTCGGCCTTGGGGCGCAGCGCCGCCCTGGGCTCTGTTCTGGCCGGGGTTCTGGCAAGTATGGTGCTGCTTGGCCAGACCGATGTCGAGGTCGGTGTGCCCGTCATTTTCGCATTGATCTACCTCGCGTTATCCGCTGCTTCACGGTTGATCTTGCTGCAGATTCTGATTTCCATTTATCGCCATGGAACGCGCGAAACCCGCATTCTGATTTATGGTGCGGGCAAAACCGGCGTGCAGTTGGCGATGGCCTTCAAGGCAACCGAGGCGATCCGCATTGTCGGCTTCGTCGATGACAGCACGGTTTTGCAAGGCATGACGGTTGCCGGCCTCACCGTTCACCCCGCCAAGCGCATCGAGGCGCTGATTACCGCACACGCCATCGACAAGGTGCTGCTGGCGATGCCGTCGCTCAGCCTGCCACGCCAAGCCCAGATTGCGCGCCGTGTCGCCGCGATGAACGTCGAGGTGCAGACGCTCCCCTCCTTCGCGCAGCTCATCGGCGAAGAGCGCATCGTCGACAAACTGGCCGCGGTGCTGCCGACATCGGTTCTGGGTCGGGCACAGATGAAGGACAAACTGAGGGATGGCTGCACCGCCTATGCGGGCCGCGTCGTGATGATCACCGGTGCGGGTGGATCGATCGGGTCAGAGCTGTGTCGGCAGATTCTGAATTGCGAGCCCGCAAAGCTGGTGTTGCTGGAGTTGACAGAATTCGCGCTGTTCCAGATCGAACGGGAATTGCGCGCGCTGACCGAAGGGACCCGTTGTGTCATCGTCCCGATCCTGGGCTCGATCCTGGACCAGCGCCTTGTCAAGGGTGCAATCCAAAAACAGGGTGTTCAGGTGATCTTGCACGCCGCCGCCTACAAACATGTGCCGATGGTCGAACTCAACCCGGTAGCGGGCGTTCAAAACAACATATTCGGCACCCAGCAATTGGCACAAGCCGCACTCGAGGCGAATATCGAGCGTTTCGTGCTGGTCTCGACCGACAAGGCAGTGCGACCGCTGGGCGTCATGGGGGCGACCAAGCGGATGGCGGAAACCGTGATCGGCGACATGGCACGACGTTCGAAAACCACGGTATTTTCCATGGTGCGGTTCGGCAATGTCCTTGGGTCTTCGGGGTCGGTCGTGCCGATCTTCGAAGAACAAATCGCCCGCGGTGGCCCGATCACCGTGACCGATGCCGAGGTCACGCGCTATTTCATGACCGTGCAAGAGGCATGCCGCCTGGTGCTTTGGGCCGGAACCCTGTCCGAGGGCGGCGAAATCTTCGTGCTGGATATGGGCAAGCCGATCCGCATCATCGACCTTGCCCGCCAAATCGTTGCGTACGCCGGATATACGGTGCGCAACGCCGACAACCCGGATGGCGATATCGAGATCATCACCACCGGCCTGCGCGTTGGCGAGAAGCTGCACGAAGAACTGACCATCAGCCCAAGGCTGGAGGCCACGAGCCATCCGAAACTGTCCTGCGCGCGTGAAGTCTACCTGTCGGAATTCGAGTTGGCCCGCGCGTTGCAGGCGCTCGCCACCGCGGCAGAACAAGGGGACGAGGTTCGGCTGGTCGAAGAACTGATGCGGTGGGTTCAGCGTGATCTTGAAGCCAACCTGCTCCAGGTAAACGCGCGCCTTGATCCATAAGGTTGGCGCGCGCCGCAGTATTTACATGAATTCAAGGCTGTTGACCAACCCGTCCAGATCGTTGAATCCGTCCAGCACGATTACCGCACCGCCGACGTCGGTGAAGTCCAGCACGATATTGCCATCGCTATCCACGGATCCGAACCGTTCGACCACCTGCGCCGATGTCAGCGTGCCATATGACGCCCACATCGCGTCATCAAGCCGCAGACGGTCGCCTTCGGCCGGGTCAAAATCCATGATCCAGCCGGTGTCGTGATCGCCAAAGAATTCAAACACGTCTGCGCCACTCCCACCCCATAGCGCGTCGGTCCCTTGCCCGCCGCGCAACGTGTCATTCCCCGCACCACCATAGATGAAATCATCACCGCTTTCGCCGCTCAGCCAGTCATCCCCGGCGCCGCCGTTGATCAGATCATTGCCACCGCCGCCCCAGATGGCATCGGCACCCGCGTCGCCATAGATCGTATCATCGCCTACCGAGGCGCGCAGGACATCATCGCCGTCGCCGCCATAGATGACGTCATCGCCGTCGCCGCCCCAGATGGTGTCGTCGCCCGAGCCTCCGTCCAGCCAGTCATTGCCAGAGCCGCCAAACATGAGGTCGTTGCCCCCGCCCCCTTCGACATAGTCGTCACCTTTGCCTGCGCCCAACGTGTCATTGCTGACCCCGCCAAATATTGTGTCGTTGCCAGAGCCGCCGAAGATATGATCACTGCCAGAGCCGCCCATGGCCCAGTCGTCGCCGTCCGCCAGGCCGATCCGGTTGGTGCCGCCGCCTCCGTAGACAACATCGTCACCCGCGCCGGCCCAAAGCTGATCGTTGCCGGCGCCCCCGAAGATGGTGTCATTCCCGTTGCCACCCATGATCAGGTCGTTGCCGCCCTCGCCATAGATGTAGTCATTGCCACCGCCACCGTATATGACGTCTTTTCCACCGCCCCCGTAAACGGTGTCGGCGCCGTCTCCGGCCATGATCTTGTCACTGCCGGCGCCGCCTTCGATCCAATCATGCCCGTCGCCGCCATAGATCTCGTCGTTGCCACGAAACCCCTTGAGCGTATCGTCGCCGTCCGAGCCACGCAGAATGTTGCGGTACTGGTTTCCGCTATAGGTCTGCCCCGGCGTCAAATTGGTTGGTCCCGCGCCCTCACGAGGGTTCAGGTCCAACCCGTGGGGGCCGGGCTCTGGTGGCCTCGGCCCCGGTCTGTCATAGCCGTCCGGATCGGGGTCTGGGCCCGGATCTGGATCGGGGTCTGGGTCTGGGTCTGGGTCTGGGTCTGGGTCTGGTGCCACATCATCGGGCGGATAAAAATCAAAGTGATCCCCCCCTGCAAGACCATCTGGAAACACGTCGGATGGGCGCAGCGGCTGTCCGTCGGCCGAGTTAATGGTGATCGTATGTCCCCGATACTCAAGGCGCGCGCCCGTTGCCGTTGTCGTGAAGGTCAGTTGCGCCAGGTCCCGCAACATGGGCAAATCCGACAGGTCCAACCGGTCGCCGCCGCGTTCAAAATCGGTGATTGTGCTGGTGCCGCTGCCGTCGCCAATGACAAAGGTATCCGCGCCGGAACCACCGGTCAGTGTGGTGCGGTCATCCCCCGCCACCAGCACATCATCTCCGGCACCCCCGGTCAGGCGGTCGCCTTGCCCGACGGCGATCAGGATGTCGTCACCGCTGCCGCCGACCAAGGTTTCCTGAGCTGTGGTGCCAAGTTGCAAATCCCCCAACCGCGAGAGGTCCAGCGTGAAATGCGTGAGGCCCGCATCGTTTTGCGAGCCGACAAAGACGTGCAGTTGATCGCCATCGACCACAACCTCGATCGCGGTCACGGTGTGCATTGACGTCGATCCGGTATCCGCGATGGTCTGCAGATGGATCAGCGATCCATCGGGCAGCAGCAGAAACAACGACACACCATTATCCGCGCCTCCGGCCACGACGAATGTATGGTCGCCCGATTGCGCAATGGCCACATCCTGCACGCCTTCGAACCGCGTTGTACCGTTGTCGAGAACATGATCCGTTGGCACGAACCGACCGTCCTCTGTGACCCGCAACACCGAGAGCGACGAGGTTCCCGCCGAGGCCACGACAACAAAGTTCTGGCCGTTGATCTCGACCACATCCATCGCCGTTGGCGCGTCGATCCCCAGCCCTTGCAGCGCCCCCATCACGCCGGTTTCGGTCATTTCCCCGGTCTGTTGATTGACCCGGAACGCGGTGATTTCATTGTCAAGTTCACTGGCGGTCAGGACATAGACCTGCCCATTGATCGTGACACTGACCAGATCGACAACTTGCGAGCAATCAAAGCCGGTCGGGAACAGGCTTGGCGCCTGATCGGCCAGCAGGACCATGGCTTCGGTCATGGTCAGGTTGCCACCATCGACCATCGCCTGCACTTGTGCCCAATTGATTTGCGAACCGTCGGTCAACCCCTGTGCGTTCACACCATAGCCGAACAGCCCCTGCGCCGTGTCCCCGACATACAAGACAACGCCCGAGTCGGTCTCGGCGAACACCAGCCGATCACTGGCCGACAGGGTCAGGTTGGGCGGAAAGATCACGGTCGTTGTCATCGTGGCATTGCCATTTGCATCCAACTGATAGGCCGCCAACCCACCGTTGCGACCCGTGCTGGAAAACACATGCACCACACCATCGATAACCGTGACAGCGATATCCTTGATGCCCCGGTCCAAGAGCGACTCGCCAGTGTCAATTGTTTCACGCAGTTGCAAACGCATACCAGCCTCCTGTTCGCCTGCGTTTACACTCGCTGTCGGTGGTGGCCGATCGGGGGGTCAAAACATGGCGAAAACGCGGCTTTCACCTTGCATTTGATCTGCATTTTCACGGCCCACACGGCCCGACCCGCCACCAGACGCAGGGTCTCAGGGTTTGACAGCGCCGCAAGAACATGGCCTAGCAAGGCAGATCGAACGAGGCGCGACATGACCCTGACCGACACACAGATCACCCGGGAACGTCTGGTTGCCGCGGTGGTGACACATCAACGGCTGCCACAGTTGCAGACCACGGTGCGCGCGCTGCTGGCCCAGCCCGGTGCCGATCTGGCCGCGGTGCTGGTGGTCGACAACGCCTCGACCGATGGCACCGCCGATTGGCTGGCGCAACAGCAAGACCCGCGGCTGGTGGTTGTGCACAGTGCCGACAACCTTGGCGGGGCGGGCGGTTTTGCGCTGGGGATGCGGCACGCGATGGAAACCCTGTCGCCCGATTGGATCGTCGTCATGGATGACGATGCGCGCCCGGAACCGGGGGCCTTTGCCGCGTTTCACGCCTTGGATATGACCGGCTATGACGGATTTGCCGCCGCGGTGCGCCACCCGGACGGCACGATCTGCGAGATGAACCGGCCAACCTACAATCCATTCTGGCACAAGAAAGTGCTGGCCCGGACCCTGTTGGGCGGCGGCCGGGGGGCGTTCCATCTTGGCCCCAAGGAGTTCGCGACACCCGGCTTGCGCGCGGTCGACGGGGCGTCCTTCGTCGGCTTTTTCGTGCGCGCCCGCACCATCAACCAGCGCGGCTATCCAGACCCGCGGTTGTTTCTCTATGGCGACGACGCGATCTATACCATGAGCCTGACCCGCGCCGGGCACCGCATCGGGTTTGATCCCTCGGTCCGCTTCGAGCATGACAGCTCAACCTATTCCGTCGCCGACCCGCGCATCCGTCCGCTGTGGAAGGTCTATTATTACCACCGCAACCTGCTGATCCTGTACCGCATCGCCACCGGGATCTTCTTTGTCCCGGTGCTGTTGCTGTATGTGCCCAGATGGCTGCTGAAGCTGCGCCACTACCCCGGCGAGCGTCGCCGTTTCCTGCGTCTGTTCGCACTGGCACTGCGCGACGGATTGCTCGGGCGGACAACAACGCCGCACGCCGCCGTGCTGGCCATCGTGCAGGACGCCACCGTTAGCGAATAAGCAGCTCTCGGTTGTGACGCCGCAACAGAACAAGCCCCAAGACCATTGGCACCATGCTGCAGATCAGCACGAAGGTCACGGACACATATTGCGGTTCATACACGGAATAAAACCCGGCGCGCATCATCCCGACGGTGTGCACCAGCGGGTTGTACCACAGGATATCTTGCGCAAATTGCGGCATGTCATCGAACAAAATGAGGATGCCCGACACCAACATCAGCGGTCCGGTCAGGATTTGCCACAGGTTTCCGTAGACGTCGAACCGTTCCATCATGAAGGCGTTGAAAACACCGAATCCAAAAGCCATCAAGGCGGTCAACGCAACCGCGCTCAGGATCATGTTCCAATCCAGGATCA
This region includes:
- a CDS encoding Lrp/AsnC family transcriptional regulator, which encodes MQLDATDRRILRVLQRDGRISNADLAEQVALSPSACHRRVHRLESDGFIAGYVAILDPRKLGKPTTVYVEIKLSSQSDEVLEAFEKGVARIPDVLECHLMAGSADYLLKLIVEHTEDFARIHRQYLARLPGVAQMQSSFALRTVVKTTALDL
- a CDS encoding glycosyltransferase; the protein is MTLTDTQITRERLVAAVVTHQRLPQLQTTVRALLAQPGADLAAVLVVDNASTDGTADWLAQQQDPRLVVVHSADNLGGAGGFALGMRHAMETLSPDWIVVMDDDARPEPGAFAAFHALDMTGYDGFAAAVRHPDGTICEMNRPTYNPFWHKKVLARTLLGGGRGAFHLGPKEFATPGLRAVDGASFVGFFVRARTINQRGYPDPRLFLYGDDAIYTMSLTRAGHRIGFDPSVRFEHDSSTYSVADPRIRPLWKVYYYHRNLLILYRIATGIFFVPVLLLYVPRWLLKLRHYPGERRRFLRLFALALRDGLLGRTTTPHAAVLAIVQDATVSE
- a CDS encoding beta-propeller fold lactonase family protein — encoded protein: MRLQLRETIDTGESLLDRGIKDIAVTVIDGVVHVFSSTGRNGGLAAYQLDANGNATMTTTVIFPPNLTLSASDRLVFAETDSGVVLYVGDTAQGLFGYGVNAQGLTDGSQINWAQVQAMVDGGNLTMTEAMVLLADQAPSLFPTGFDCSQVVDLVSVTINGQVYVLTASELDNEITAFRVNQQTGEMTETGVMGALQGLGIDAPTAMDVVEINGQNFVVVASAGTSSLSVLRVTEDGRFVPTDHVLDNGTTRFEGVQDVAIAQSGDHTFVVAGGADNGVSLFLLLPDGSLIHLQTIADTGSTSMHTVTAIEVVVDGDQLHVFVGSQNDAGLTHFTLDLSRLGDLQLGTTAQETLVGGSGDDILIAVGQGDRLTGGAGDDVLVAGDDRTTLTGGSGADTFVIGDGSGTSTITDFERGGDRLDLSDLPMLRDLAQLTFTTTATGARLEYRGHTITINSADGQPLRPSDVFPDGLAGGDHFDFYPPDDVAPDPDPDPDPDPDPDPDPGPDPDPDGYDRPGPRPPEPGPHGLDLNPREGAGPTNLTPGQTYSGNQYRNILRGSDGDDTLKGFRGNDEIYGGDGHDWIEGGAGSDKIMAGDGADTVYGGGGKDVIYGGGGNDYIYGEGGNDLIMGGNGNDTIFGGAGNDQLWAGAGDDVVYGGGGTNRIGLADGDDWAMGGSGSDHIFGGSGNDTIFGGVSNDTLGAGKGDDYVEGGGGNDLMFGGSGNDWLDGGSGDDTIWGGDGDDVIYGGDGDDVLRASVGDDTIYGDAGADAIWGGGGNDLINGGAGDDWLSGESGDDFIYGGAGNDTLRGGQGTDALWGGSGADVFEFFGDHDTGWIMDFDPAEGDRLRLDDAMWASYGTLTSAQVVERFGSVDSDGNIVLDFTDVGGAVIVLDGFNDLDGLVNSLEFM
- a CDS encoding glycosyltransferase family 4 protein, whose amino-acid sequence is MSGNPAPSAPRILIVADNASALFGGEAILPLKYFTLLARRGRDVHLITHARNRDALNAALPDLTDRITYSPDTKIHRVLWRIGARFPGVIRDHLFGNLMGFVTGWQQRKLARAMVRAGRVDLVHQPIPVSPAAPSMLYDLGVPVVIGPMNGGMNYPPDYQDFEGRAAHWFVSLARPLAGLVNRLIPGKRRAAMLLVANARTAAALPLRHPQVIELVENAVDFDLWGNTPAAASSGNTFRLVFMGRLQALKGLAQTIDALALARERLPDITLSLDILGDGPEMQALQAQVARLGLDDAVRFPGFLPQKDCARYLANADALILASLRECGGAVVLEAMAMGLAVIASDWGGPADYIDQSCGLLVPPSPRAGFVDRLAQAIATLATNPELTRALGQAGAVRARDHFDWNGKIDRIEALYRQALPPRGTPL
- the ald gene encoding alanine dehydrogenase, with protein sequence MLIGCPKEIKPQEFRVGMTPAAAQEAIAAGHTVIIETNAGLGSGFTDDDYTAAGAGIVDTAAEIFATAEMVVKVKEPQPSERKQLRENQVLFTYLHLAPDPDQTRDLLDSGCTAIAYETVTDANGGLPLLAPMSEVAGRLAPQVGAWTLQKANGGLGVLMGGVPGVRPANVVIIGGGVVGTAAARVAVGMGANVTVMDRSIPRMSYLDDIFQGRLTTQYSNAAGLASRLPTADMVIGAVLIHGAAAPKLVTRAQLSIMQPGAVIVDVAIDQGGCFETSRATTHQDPIYAVDGVMHYCVANMPGAVARTSTIALGNATLPFLMRLANKGWRQACDEDEHLLHGLNVHAGNLTYEAVGTALNLPVISAREALRL
- a CDS encoding Lrp/AsnC family transcriptional regulator gives rise to the protein MPGAKLDPIDRKILAELQADGRMTNVELAKRVGISAPPCLRRVRTLEEAGYIQGYHARVDVRELGFEVQVFAMVGLHRQNEADLRAFEDRCRAWSLVRECHMLNGEIDFILKCVAPDLSTFQSFLTESLLAADNVDSVKTSLVIRCAKDEPGVPFDVLEERYTRDA
- a CDS encoding nucleoside-diphosphate sugar epimerase/dehydratase, with the protein product MLSSLTTLSRPVKKAILLALDVLLVPLSFVLSITIASGSVPTMAFLQADWPVLLLLTTTAAILSVALGLPRVQLKSYELSALGRSAALGSVLAGVLASMVLLGQTDVEVGVPVIFALIYLALSAASRLILLQILISIYRHGTRETRILIYGAGKTGVQLAMAFKATEAIRIVGFVDDSTVLQGMTVAGLTVHPAKRIEALITAHAIDKVLLAMPSLSLPRQAQIARRVAAMNVEVQTLPSFAQLIGEERIVDKLAAVLPTSVLGRAQMKDKLRDGCTAYAGRVVMITGAGGSIGSELCRQILNCEPAKLVLLELTEFALFQIERELRALTEGTRCVIVPILGSILDQRLVKGAIQKQGVQVILHAAAYKHVPMVELNPVAGVQNNIFGTQQLAQAALEANIERFVLVSTDKAVRPLGVMGATKRMAETVIGDMARRSKTTVFSMVRFGNVLGSSGSVVPIFEEQIARGGPITVTDAEVTRYFMTVQEACRLVLWAGTLSEGGEIFVLDMGKPIRIIDLARQIVAYAGYTVRNADNPDGDIEIITTGLRVGEKLHEELTISPRLEATSHPKLSCAREVYLSEFELARALQALATAAEQGDEVRLVEELMRWVQRDLEANLLQVNARLDP
- the trxB gene encoding thioredoxin-disulfide reductase; the encoded protein is MSDATHTRLLIIGSGPAGYTAGIYAARAMLEPILVQGIQPGGQLTITTDVENWPGDTSVMGPDLMLRMEAHAKEMGTTIITDVITALDLSKRPFTAQSDSGTVYTADAVVLATGAQARWLGLPSEEKFKGFGVSACATCDGFFYRGKEIVVVGGGNTAVEEALFLTNFASKVTLVHRRDSLRAEKIMQDRLFKHPKIEVIWDHEVAEIQGTEMPLGVTGVTLRHVTTGTEQTVPCDGFFVAIGHAPASELVRDQLKLHSGNYVWVEPGSTRTSIEGVFAAGDLTDDKYRQAVTSAGMGCMAALDAEHWLAAQG